A part of Methanobacterium sp. genomic DNA contains:
- a CDS encoding zinc ribbon domain-containing protein, with protein MGQRVCKECGLENEENAEYCMECGSKLHPANIHNDQENPLLDFLSKNSKTLIFIVAMVALLGVTIEFLGFMNEYNEASGPYLTNLNQSNEQTIQKAQWHQVSNYTGTGNTHYSFTIKGEKFRLVLNATPTRNYNTNFMKVDVKDARNILDSGKLNWGPRSAVKSKEKTINITAPPGKYYINVQTKDLKKWKVTVYDYY; from the coding sequence ATGGGACAACGAGTTTGCAAGGAATGTGGATTGGAAAATGAGGAAAATGCGGAGTATTGTATGGAATGCGGATCCAAACTGCATCCAGCGAATATTCACAATGACCAAGAAAATCCTCTCTTAGATTTTTTATCGAAAAACTCCAAGACCCTAATATTTATCGTGGCCATGGTCGCTCTTTTAGGGGTTACTATCGAATTTTTAGGCTTTATGAATGAATACAATGAAGCATCAGGGCCTTACCTAACAAATTTAAACCAATCCAATGAGCAAACAATTCAAAAGGCACAATGGCATCAAGTATCCAACTACACCGGCACTGGAAATACCCACTATTCATTTACCATTAAGGGTGAAAAATTCAGGCTGGTACTTAATGCCACACCCACTCGAAATTATAACACCAACTTCATGAAAGTGGATGTTAAAGATGCACGTAACATTCTAGACTCTGGGAAGCTAAACTGGGGACCAAGATCAGCAGTGAAAAGTAAAGAAAAAACAATCAACATCACTGCCCCACCTGGAAAATACTATATCAATGTGCAAACCAAAGATTTGAAAAAATGGAAAGTCACAGTCTATGACTATTATTAG